The Nitrospirota bacterium genome contains the following window.
TAATAAAGCAAAGCCTACAGAGCCGAGGGCAGAAAGGATATAGGTGTAGTTTTTAACCTTCGAAAGCGGCAGCAAAGAAATTGCCACACCCGAAATAAAAAATAAAACACCTATGTATAAATAACTCTCCGGGTCCATCTTGAAAAAAATCTTTAAACTTTATAACAAATGAAGAATTAAAATCAAGGACGACAAGAAAGGGGTAGAGAAAAAGATGTTCTATTTTCTTCCTCCTTATAAGTT
Protein-coding sequences here:
- a CDS encoding type II toxin-antitoxin system VapB family antitoxin — translated: MRATIEIDDRLFEEAKKLTSVKTKKELINLSLRELIRRKKIEHLFLYPFLVVLDFNSSFVIKFKDFFQDGPGELFIHRCFIFYFGCGNFFAAAFEG